GTTTGTCTGACAAGAGGGTTTGCGTATCGGCCCTGACCAGTCCAGGGAAGCCGCCTGACTGGCACCCAAACCCAGAATTCTCCAATGCAGTCCAAGAAGCAAAACGCCGGGGGCTGACCGTTCAACAATGTGCCAAGTTGACGGGGCGCAGCGCCCAGGTTGCATCGTCCACAGGCTCCAGCCAGTTTCCAGAGATTTCTAATGAAAGTATTTGCCTTAATGCCCTAGCTTCCAGGTCAAAGCCGCTTGCCTGGGATACAACTCCAATCTTTGTCCGGGAAGCGAAGCGCCGGGGACTGACCCTTCAGCAATGCGCCTCCCTGACGGGGCGCAGCACCCAGGTTGCCACATCCACCGGCTCCAGCCAGTATTCCAGTTTGTCTGACAAGAGCGTTTGCTTATCGGCCCTCAGTCCATTGAATGTGCCTGCCTGGTACTCAGAACATTTTAATAGTGCCCCATATGTCCGAGAAGCAAAACTCCGTGGTTTGACTATTCAGAAATGTGCCGAATTGAGGGGACGCAGTTCTCAAGTTGCGGTCTCCACACGCCGAAGCAAACCATCCAGTTTATCGGAACGATTGCTTTGCCAATCCGCTCTGACTTCTTTTAAGCCGCTTGGTTGGAACTCAAATTCTGCACATGCCCCCTATGCCCAAGAAGCGAAGCGCCGGGGGCTGACCCTTCAGCGATGCGCCGCTCTTACGGGGCGGAGTACCCAGGTCGCGACATCTACCGGCTCCAGCCCGTCTTTATCCAAGGCCCAACCGCAGGATGGCATTATCCCTGCCGTAGGCGTGTTTCCTATGTACAAGCCCGGTGACGTGTTCAAGGACTGCCCCGAGTGCCCCGAGATGGTGGTGATCCCGCCAGGGAGTTTCCGAATGGGGGACTTGAACGGCGGCCACCAAAACGAAAAGCCGGTTCACGATGTGCGCATCGATTACACCTTCGCGGTCGGCAGATACGAGGTGATGCAGGCGGAATACAAGACGGTGATGGGGATAAACCCAAGCCAATTCAAGGGCTCGCGGAAGCCAGTTGATAGTGTTTCGTGGAACAACGCAAAGGAGTTTGTGCGGCGTCTGAGCACAAAGACGGGTAAGACTTATCGGTTGTTGAGCGAAGCAGAGTGGGAATACATGGCCCGAGCAGGGTCGAGCGCCAAGTATCCCTGGGGTAACGACATCAATTCATCACAAGCAAACTACCATAGCAGCAATGGAACGACTTCAGTCGGTTCCTTTTCGGCAAACAGTTTTGGCGTTTATGATACCGTCGGTAACGTATGGGAATGGGTCGAAGACTGCTGGCACGGCAATTACAACGGTGCACCTAGTGAGGGTGCTGCGTTGACGAGCGGGGGCGATTGTCGCACCCGGATTCATCGCGGCGGATCTTGGGTCTATAGCCCGAGGGACGTGCGCTCTGCCACTCGCTTCCACACCCCCCCCGCGACCCCGGGCAACGACCGGGGGTTCCGTTTGGCAAGAACGCTAACTCCTGAGACAACCAAGAAAACCCAGATAGCTGTCGCCTCTCCCAAAGTTGCCCCGCCAACGCCAACCATCGCCAAGGCCCAACCCCAGGAAGACACCAGCCCACCCAGGATCGACCTGCCAGGCCACCTGACGGCGTCGGAAGATACAATCAAGATCACGGGCAGGGTCACCGATGACAGTGAGATCGCCGCGCTCAGAGTACGGGGAAAGGCGATCAAGATTGACCGGGATGGGTCCTTTACGGTTTCCCAATATGTACCCGCCGGTGGCCT
The nucleotide sequence above comes from Candidatus Glassbacteria bacterium. Encoded proteins:
- a CDS encoding SUMF1/EgtB/PvdO family nonheme iron enzyme yields the protein MVGRRTMVSHRYFRLAWGLAAILLVVAVGGCQTNQLSSLFDKPSSWSEKKICRGALTPTSSPLAWESRPTYSRHVQEAKRRGLTVQRCATLIGWSNQVASSIGSNQYPGLSDKRVCVSALTSPGKPPDWHPNPEFSNAVQEAKRRGLTVQQCAKLTGRSAQVASSTGSSQFPEISNESICLNALASRSKPLAWDTTPIFVREAKRRGLTLQQCASLTGRSTQVATSTGSSQYSSLSDKSVCLSALSPLNVPAWYSEHFNSAPYVREAKLRGLTIQKCAELRGRSSQVAVSTRRSKPSSLSERLLCQSALTSFKPLGWNSNSAHAPYAQEAKRRGLTLQRCAALTGRSTQVATSTGSSPSLSKAQPQDGIIPAVGVFPMYKPGDVFKDCPECPEMVVIPPGSFRMGDLNGGHQNEKPVHDVRIDYTFAVGRYEVMQAEYKTVMGINPSQFKGSRKPVDSVSWNNAKEFVRRLSTKTGKTYRLLSEAEWEYMARAGSSAKYPWGNDINSSQANYHSSNGTTSVGSFSANSFGVYDTVGNVWEWVEDCWHGNYNGAPSEGAALTSGGDCRTRIHRGGSWVYSPRDVRSATRFHTPPATPGNDRGFRLARTLTPETTKKTQIAVASPKVAPPTPTIAKAQPQEDTSPPRIDLPGHLTASEDTIKITGRVTDDSEIAALRVRGKAIKIDRDGSFTVSQYVPAGGLTTRFEAVDVWGNRSERTIKITRAVVKVTDSITFESLNPTTISGRSNSHALALVIGVGDYEDAPAAKYADADAQVFSDYARRALGVSQSNLKILVNEEASRTKVKLALKLWLRGRIEADTDVYVFFAGHGLATLDGETLYLLPYDGAPSLLDETAILRNELFEVISKAKPRSATFFMDTCYSGLSRGEEMLLASARPIQIVPKSQQVPTGFTVFSAASGQQISSGLDETEHGLFSYYLMKGMEGPADANGDRRITAGELHGYVRQNVQQQAIRLGREQTPEMVGDAERVLVAW